The Strigops habroptila isolate Jane chromosome 8, bStrHab1.2.pri, whole genome shotgun sequence genome includes a window with the following:
- the LOC115612229 gene encoding predicted GPI-anchored protein 58 has protein sequence MLDRRSIQEVLVRDDSLFALTAAVCSTTRYDSLTSSSSLQKKNQPPGRKQRPRSGVRGSPSAGPLPGREVGRPRRAIEAGRRTEGRDRAELGRRRLRRGAPAWTGPPPGARLPPPRSAGGAERAQPPPPLGGGPGSWAEHPRDPGARYLAAALGVPGLRPRHARLQLLEAPTPAAQSGPAAMSAAPRDALWGEGGRESLEGGWRCRAAAAAAGGWLGLVQPCPGTALPCPAPPYPTQPCPALPGSCPAGGAAPPAPQNCPSSGAAPPSHHCRRSEPPYRSATAGNGDARLSSSGFALFPPQLS, from the exons ATGCTGGATAGGAGATCCATACAAGAAGTGCTTGTTAGAGATGATTCCCTCTTCGCACTGACGGCCGCTGTCTGTTCTACAACACGGTATGACTCACTGACAAG CAGCAGttcccttcagaaaaagaaCCAG CCCCCGGGCCGCAAGCAGCGGCCCCGGTCGGGTGTGCGGGGCAGCCCCAGCGCCGGCCCCCTGCCCGGGCGCGAGGTGGGGAGGCCGCGAAGGGCCATCGAGGCGGGGCGCAGGACGGAGGGCCGGGACAGGGCGGAGCTGGGGCGCCGCAGGCTGAGGCGGGGGGCGCCGGCGTGGACAGGCCCCCCCCCCGGAGCCCGCCTTCCCCCGCCCCGCTCAGCGGGGGGAGCAGAGCGCGCCCAGCCACCCCCACCCCTCGGGGGAGGCCCAGGGAGCTGGGCGGAGCACCCCCGAGACCCTGGAGCCCGGTACCTGGCTGCGGCGCTAGGGGTGCCGGGGCTGCGCCCCCGCCATGCCCggctccagctgctggaggccCCGACGCCAGCGGCTCAGTCCGGCCCGGCCGCCATGTCAGCCGCGCCGCGCGATGCATTGTGGGGCGAGGGCGGGAGGGAGAGCCTCGAGGGCGGGTGGCGctgccgggcggcggcggcagcagcgggcGGATGGCTGGGCCTggtgcagccctgccctggtacagccctgccctgccctgccccacctTACCCtacccagccctgccctgccctgcccgggTCGTGCCCGGCCGGTGGGGCAGCCCCACCTGCCCCTCAGAACTGCCCCTCCTCTGGGGCAGCGCCCCCCTCTCATCACTGCCGGCGTTCGGAGCCTCCCTACCGCAGTGCCACAGCAGGAAACGGGGACGCGCGCTTAAGCAGCTCCGGTTTTGCCTTATTTCCTCCACAGTTATCctaa